Within Buchnera aphidicola (Takecallis arundicolens), the genomic segment TAATGTTGGTATAGACAATAAAATATTATGTTTGATTTTATTGAAGGTAATATCCGCTATTTTTTGAGAAATGATTCCCTTTGCAAAAATAAAATACTTAATATTAGCAATAGAATTCATAATAAATGCTTTCACGGTATGCAAATGCATTACGTCATCTGGTTGTTTAAACGTCATCATAGATCTAGTTTTATTATTCACATTCTTTAAAACATGCGTTTTATTATAACTAATATTTTTTATTTTTGGATCAGTATGATGTATTACTTTATTTGCTTGTATTAATATTCTGTTATCTCGAATAGGGAAAATAGTTGTCATATTGTTAGAATTCTCCCTTTACTCGAATAGATCGAAATTGTTAGTTGATGGAATTAAAGACTATCAACTAATATTATATATATTATTTAAAAAATATTGCAACAAAAAAATTACATGATAAATATATAAATTATATTTTAATATACTTAATATACTTAAAATTTATTTATATTAACTATATATGACATATAAAATAAATATTATTAATCATACAAACAAAAAAAAATTATCATTTATTCAAAATACTTGGAATATTAAACATGACTGTAAATCAAAATTTTCTTTGATTATTAACAAAAATCGAATTGAGTTAAAAAACCACTCTATAATATGTAAAAACAATATATGGGTGGAATTTAATTATAAAAAAATGAAACTATATGAATATGATAAAAAAATAAAAATGATACAAGCTATTGGAATAAAAAAAAATATTTTTCCAAATATTTTAGATGCTACTACTGGATTAGGAAAAGATGCATTTATATTTTTTTCACATGGATGTCATGTCACTATGGTCGAACGTAATCCAATTATATCAATTTTACTATATGATGGATTAAAAAGAAGTTATAAAGATAATAATATTAAAAATTTAATAAAACAACGTATGCATTTAATTTATAATACAAGTTTTAATATTAACAAATTTAATATAAAACAACCTGATGTTATTTATTTAGACCCTATGTTCCCAAAAATAAAAAAAAAAGCACTATCTAAAAAAACAATACGAACAATTCAAGATATAGTTGGTTATGATACAGATTCTGATTTATTACTATCAAAATGCATATCATTTGCTATAAAACGTGTTGTTGTAAAACGACCTAAACAATCATATCACCTTGCAAATATTAAACCGCATCATATTATTAAAACAAAAAAACATCGTTTTGATATTTACGTAAAATAAATAAAACCTGAAAATATATTAAAAATAATTATTATATGATATAAATATATAATGATAAAATTATTTTTTTAAAATTATATTTAATCTATAATCATGTACATTAAATAAAATAATTTATATATACTTATTTATTATTCTGTATTAATATCAATACGATGTACAGTTTTTGCACCGATTAATAGCATGGTAATAATAAATATAGAAATCCCAAACCAATTACCAAAAGACCAAAAAACACCTCCAAATGTACCAAGTATACTTGAACCTAAATAATAACAACATAAATATAATGAAGATGCTTGACCTTTTGCTATTTTAGAACGATAACCTATCCAACTGCTTGAAACAGAATGAGCAGAAAAAAAACCACTAGAAAACATCATTAATCCTAAAATAATAAAAATTAAAATATTCCATTGTGTAATAATAATACCAAAAACCATAATTAATAAGGACCAAATTAATACATTTCTTCTACCATACTGCACAATAAATTCACTAGCTTTAGGAGAACTATATGCTCCCGTTAAATATACAACAGATAATAATCCTATAACAATTTGATTTAAAAAAAATGGTTTAATCATTAATCGATAACCAACATAATTAAACAAAGTAACAAAACTACCCATCAAAATAAAACCAATAAAAAATAAAGTCGATAATACATTATCATTACATTGTATAAAAAAACTACGCATAATTTTATTCGGTTTCAAAGAAATGCTAATAAAATTCTTAGAATTAGGTAATAAGATTAAAAATAATATAGATCCAGTTAATGATACTAAACCAATAATAAAAAGCGATTTTTCCCAAGAAAAATAATTTACTAATACACTACTTAAAAACCTACCAGAAAAACCACCAATAGTATTACCACTAATATATAGTCCTATTGCAAAAGGCAATACATTAGGATGTATTTCCTCGCTTAAATAAGTCATAGCAACAGCAGCCACACCACTTAATGTTAATCCAGTTAACATCCTTAAGATAATAACTTCAATCCACGTATGCATTGCAGAACACAAAATAGTTAGTGAGGTAGCTAATAATAATGATATACTCATAATAATTTTACGACCGAATGTATCTGATAAAGAACCAGTAAATAACATACCAATCGCCATAGATGCTGTAGCCGCAGACAATGATAAACTACTCTGTGCGGGTGTTAAATGAAATTCACTTGAAAAAGTAGGTAAAATTGGTTGTACACAATATAAAATTGAAAAAGTAGCTAATCCAGCTGAAAATAAGGCAATGATTACTTTTTTAAATTTTATAGTTTCACGTCCGATATATTCTTTACGATCGCATGGAAAATTAGTAATTACATGTTGTTTATCATATTTTTTATTGAAATCAGACAAGATTCCCTCCTTATATTTTTAGTAGAAATATTATATTTAATTTAATATATCATATAAAAATAACCTTTTGAATTGTTATATCAATCATTACAAAAAAATCAATTTATTAAAATTGAAAAAGTTTTTTATTAATATAACCATCATATACATGTTCGGCAGGGCCAGTCATATAAACATCATGTCCAAATCCATTCCAAGAAATTTCTAAATTACCGCCAGGTAGAGTAACAAGCACTTTTTTTTTTAAAATTCCCTGTATAATACCAAATATAACTGAAGCACATGCACCGCTACCACATGCTTGTGTTTCACCTACACCTCGTTCATACACACGTAAAATAATCTGATCTGCGGATATAACTTGTATATAATTAACATTAACACCTTCTGGAAATAAAGGATGATTATTTAATAATTTTCCAATATTTAATATTGGATATTGATTAATGTTATTTACAATAATAACACAATGTGGATTTCCAATAAAAATTGTACCATATGTTATTGTATAATCATGTATGCTAATTGTTTTTAAACTAAAATTTTTTAATACAAACTCTGGAATATTTAATTCATTAAATTTTGGCTTACCCATGTTGACAATAATATTTTTTTTATTAATAAATTGAATTGAAATATGACTATTTTTTGTCTTTACTATAATATTTCGTTTTTTCGTCATATTTTTCAGATATATAAAATATGAAAAACATCTAGCACCATTACCACACTGTGCTACCTCAGAACCATTAGCATTAAAAATTCGATAATAAAAATCATAATTAATATTTTTTGCACTTTCAACTATTAATAATTGATCAAACCCAATACCAGTATTTCGATCAGATATTTTTTGTACTATTTTACTTGATAAATAAAATTCTTGATTAATTCTATCTAAAATGACAAAATCGTTACCTAAACCATGCATTTTTGAAAAATATAATATTTTATTTTTATTTAACATAATAAGTAATATGAATATAAATGAATCAATAAAAGTCTGATAGTATTTACTAGTTATATTTTCAAATGCAAATACTAAAATAATTCAAAATATTATTGGATAAATTTATGAATCTTAAACAATCTGAATTTCATAATCTATATAATATAATTTTAACAAAAATTGAAAATTATTTAGATCATTTAAGTTATGAAAATGATTTAGATTATGAAATTAATCATCAAATTATGACAATATCATTTTCTAAAAAAAGTAAAATTATTATTAGTAAACAAGAATTTTTAAAACAAATATGGTTGGCAACAAAAAAGAATGGGTATCATTTTTCTTATAAAAATAATAATTGGATTTGTAATCGTAATAAAATTAACTTTTGGGATATTTTAAAAGAATCATTTTATTTACAAGGAGGAATTAAACTTAAAATTTAAAATATCATAACATAAAATTTGAATCGGCGAAAGAGGATTTGAACCCCTGACCTACTGGTCCCAAACCAGTTGCGCTACCAAGCTGCGCTATTCGCCGAATTAATGAATATATGTAAAAATTTCAAAAAAAAAATGAATATATGGGGTGACTAATGGGGCTCGAACCCATGACATCTGGAACCACAATCCAGGACTCTACCAACTGAGCTATAGTCACCGTACATTATAGTATAAATATTATATACTACTTAAAATTATAACATATTCTTAATTTTAAGTAAATATTTTTAAAAATTAATATAAGATTTGCGCTCGACAGGATTTGAACCTGAGACCTCTACCTTCGGAGGGTAGCGCTCTATCCAACTGAGCTACGAGCGCTTTAAAAATATAATTTTATTTTTAGGATATAAATATAATAAATTAACTAAGTATAGATTCAAAAATATATTTTATGTTATAATACATTATATTACATGTTATAATTATTTAGTATTGATTTTTATATACGTTGCATCATATTAAAAAATTCATAATTCGTCTTTGTCATAGATAATTTATTAATTAAAAAATCCATTGCGTCAATTTCATTCATCGGGTGAATGATTTTTCTCAAAATCCACATTTTTTTTAATTCTTCAGACGAAGTTAATAATTCTTCTTTTCTAGTTCCCGAACGATTATAATCAATTGCTGGAAAAACACGCTTTTCTGCAATCTTTCGGGATAATAATAATTCCATATTACCTGTACCTTTAAATTCTTCATAAATTACTTCGTCCATTTTAGATCCTGTATCAATCAATGACGTAGCAATAATTGTTAGGCTACCCCCTTCTTCTACATTTCTTGCAGCTCCAAAAAAACGTTTTGGTCGGTGTAAAGCATTAGCATCTACGCCACCTGTTAATACTTTTCCTGAAGCAGGTACAACTGTATTATAAGCTCTAGCTAACCTGGTAACAGAATCTAATAAAACAACAACATCTTTTTTATGTTCCACTAAACGCTTAGCTTTTTCAATAACCATCTCTGCCACTTGAATATGTCGCAGAGCTGGTTCATCAAACGTTGAAGCTATAACTTCACCTTTTACTAATCGTTGCATTTCTGTTACTTCTTCAGGTCGTTCATCAATTAATAAGACTATTAAAACACAGTCGGAATGATTTTGTGCAATACTCTGAGCAATATTTTGCAATAACATGGTTTTTCCAGCTTTTGGTGGAGCTACAATTAACCCTCTTTGTCCCCTACCAATAGGAGCCGCTAAATCTAAAACACGCGTCGTTAAATCTTCAGTAGATCCATTACCTCTTTCCATTCTGAGTCGTGAATTAGCATGTAATGGCGTTAAATTTTCAAATAAAATTTTAGTACGTGCATTTTCTGGTTTTTCATAATTCACTTTATTAACTTTTAATAAAGCAAAATACCTTTCACCTTCTTTTGGTGGTCTAATCTTACCAGCAATAGTATCGCCTGTTCGTAAATTAAATCTACGGATTTGACTTGGTGATATATATATATCGTCGGGACCAGCTAAATATGAACTATCTGAAGAACGTAAAAAACCAAATCCATCTTGCAATATTTCTAAAACTCCATCTCCAAAGATATTTTCACCACCTTTTGCATGTTGTTTTAGAATAGTAAAAATAATATCTTGTTTTCGCATTCGAGCTAAATTTTCTAGTCCGATCTTATTACCAAGAATAATTAATTCAGAAACTAACATATTTTTCAGTGTAGTAAGATTCATAAATATCGTTTCTTAATAAAGAACTAATATATAACTATAGAAATACTGGGAGTTATCTTTAGAGGAGGGGAGGAGGGATATAAAATTATGCTATATTAAAATATTAAAAAGCTTTTACACTATAATAATAACACGATATTAAAAAAATATCTAGCGGTTTTGGAGTAAAATCGACAACCAAAATTTGCATATTATTGAATATTAAAATGTAAATTTAATAATTTTTCAATTTCAGTTTTAGAAATAACTCCTGAATTTCTTGCAATTAATTTTTTTTCTTTAAATAATAATAATGTCGGTATACTTTGTATAGAATATTTTAATGTAATTTCTTTACAAGAATCGACATTAACTTTTGCTACAATTAATGAATTTTGATATTTTTTCGCTATTTCTTCTAAAATCGGAACAAAAATTTTACAAGGACCACACCAATCTGCCCAAAAATCAATAATAACAGGTTTATCTATATTACGAGTAACTGCACGAAAATTATCATTTGTTAAAGTAATAATTAAACTATTCATTATATTTTCCTTAAATATATGATTACAAAAAATATATACAAATACCATTACAATATATTATATTATATTTTCCAAATTAAATCATTTTGAGGTAACTCAAATAAAAAACGACTGGGTTGAATATCTATAATTTTGTTATATAAAAACCTTTGTTGGCAAAAACTTAATGTTAACTCTGATTTAGCTCGCGTAATCGCTACGTATATTAATCGACGTTCCTCAGAAATATCATTTATATTAATTTGTTGATATGAAGGAATAATACCTTCTTCAAAACCTACTATAAATACAACTGGAAATTCCAAACCTTTTGATGCATGCATTGTCAGTAATTGTATAGCATCATATTTTTGATTTGGATCAGAATATATATTAATTTCTCGCATCGAAAATTGATTCACTATTTTTATTAATATTTCATATAAATCTAATGCAACATATCTTTCACAATATTTTTTAAATAAAGAACTAATCCAATCTAATAATATTGTAACATTTTTTATACACTGTTGATTATTATTTATAATACGTTTTACTAACCATTTTTTATACTTAATATCATCAATAATTTTATATAATATTTTTTTTGGTTGTATCTTCGAAAATGTAATTATACTTTTAATCCAAGTGATAAAATTATCTAATTGATGACTTACACGTATAGGTAAGATCTTTTTAAAATTATTATCTTGTATAGTATAAAAATAACTTTTCTTATGACAATTTGCATATTGAATAATTTTATTTACCGTGTGTACACCAATTTTACGTGGGGGTAAATTAATAATTCTTAAAAAAGAAATGTTATCATCTTGATTAATGACAAATTTTAAATATGATATTAAATTTTTAATTTCAGAACGATTAAAAAATGAATTATTACCATGAATAAAATACGGTATTTGTTTGTAAAATAAATGCTGTTCAAAAACTTTAGCCTGTTGATTAGTACGATATAAAATTGCATAATCATAATAATTCATACCATGTTGTAATTTATGTAATAATATTTCATTAACGATTGTTTTTGCTTCTTGATATTCATTTTTTAATTTTAAAACCTTAATTTTAACACCGTATTCTAAATTAGAAAATAATTTTTTTTGAAAAACATGTACGTTATTAGATATCAATATATTAGCAACACGTAAAATTCTTTTAGATGATCGATAATTATGCTCCATCTTAATTACTTTTAAATTAGGATAATCAGTTTTTAATAACAAGATATTATCAATATTTGCTCCACGCCAAGCATAAATGGATTGATCATCATCTCCTACTACTGTAAAATTAGATAAATCTCCTGTTAATAATTGAATTAATTGATATTGACTAAAATTAGTATCTTGATATTCATCTACCAACAAATATTTAATATCATTTTGCCATTTTCGTTGAATATAATTATACTTCTTTAATAAAGAAACTGCTATATAAATTAAATCGTCAAAATCAAAAACATTATATTTTTTTAAAAATTGATTATACTTTTGATAATATATAGAAAATATCTTTTCTTCTTGTGAAACAGCACGTCTTTTTGCTTCTTCTGGAGTAATAATTTTATTTTTTTGAAAAGAAATATATGAAATAATTTTCTTTAAAAAATTATGATCATATTGTATATTATGATCAACAATACTTTTTATTAATCGTATTTGATCTAATGAATCAAATAAGGTATAATTTTTTTTATACCCCAATAAAGGTAATGATTGCGAAATAATTTTCATACCTAATGCATGAAATGTATAAATATGTAAATTATTCTCAATATGTCTCGTTTTTTTTAAAACTT encodes:
- a CDS encoding class I SAM-dependent methyltransferase, yielding MTYKINIINHTNKKKLSFIQNTWNIKHDCKSKFSLIINKNRIELKNHSIICKNNIWVEFNYKKMKLYEYDKKIKMIQAIGIKKNIFPNILDATTGLGKDAFIFFSHGCHVTMVERNPIISILLYDGLKRSYKDNNIKNLIKQRMHLIYNTSFNINKFNIKQPDVIYLDPMFPKIKKKALSKKTIRTIQDIVGYDTDSDLLLSKCISFAIKRVVVKRPKQSYHLANIKPHHIIKTKKHRFDIYVK
- a CDS encoding MFS transporter produces the protein MSDFNKKYDKQHVITNFPCDRKEYIGRETIKFKKVIIALFSAGLATFSILYCVQPILPTFSSEFHLTPAQSSLSLSAATASMAIGMLFTGSLSDTFGRKIIMSISLLLATSLTILCSAMHTWIEVIILRMLTGLTLSGVAAVAMTYLSEEIHPNVLPFAIGLYISGNTIGGFSGRFLSSVLVNYFSWEKSLFIIGLVSLTGSILFLILLPNSKNFISISLKPNKIMRSFFIQCNDNVLSTLFFIGFILMGSFVTLFNYVGYRLMIKPFFLNQIVIGLLSVVYLTGAYSSPKASEFIVQYGRRNVLIWSLLIMVFGIIITQWNILIFIILGLMMFSSGFFSAHSVSSSWIGYRSKIAKGQASSLYLCCYYLGSSILGTFGGVFWSFGNWFGISIFIITMLLIGAKTVHRIDINTE
- the dapF gene encoding diaminopimelate epimerase is translated as MLNKNKILYFSKMHGLGNDFVILDRINQEFYLSSKIVQKISDRNTGIGFDQLLIVESAKNINYDFYYRIFNANGSEVAQCGNGARCFSYFIYLKNMTKKRNIIVKTKNSHISIQFINKKNIIVNMGKPKFNELNIPEFVLKNFSLKTISIHDYTITYGTIFIGNPHCVIIVNNINQYPILNIGKLLNNHPLFPEGVNVNYIQVISADQIILRVYERGVGETQACGSGACASVIFGIIQGILKKKVLVTLPGGNLEISWNGFGHDVYMTGPAEHVYDGYINKKLFQF
- the cyaY gene encoding iron donor protein CyaY, whose protein sequence is MDKFMNLKQSEFHNLYNIILTKIENYLDHLSYENDLDYEINHQIMTISFSKKSKIIISKQEFLKQIWLATKKNGYHFSYKNNNWICNRNKINFWDILKESFYLQGGIKLKI
- the rho gene encoding transcription termination factor Rho, whose product is MNLTTLKNMLVSELIILGNKIGLENLARMRKQDIIFTILKQHAKGGENIFGDGVLEILQDGFGFLRSSDSSYLAGPDDIYISPSQIRRFNLRTGDTIAGKIRPPKEGERYFALLKVNKVNYEKPENARTKILFENLTPLHANSRLRMERGNGSTEDLTTRVLDLAAPIGRGQRGLIVAPPKAGKTMLLQNIAQSIAQNHSDCVLIVLLIDERPEEVTEMQRLVKGEVIASTFDEPALRHIQVAEMVIEKAKRLVEHKKDVVVLLDSVTRLARAYNTVVPASGKVLTGGVDANALHRPKRFFGAARNVEEGGSLTIIATSLIDTGSKMDEVIYEEFKGTGNMELLLSRKIAEKRVFPAIDYNRSGTRKEELLTSSEELKKMWILRKIIHPMNEIDAMDFLINKLSMTKTNYEFFNMMQRI
- the trxA gene encoding thioredoxin produces the protein MNSLIITLTNDNFRAVTRNIDKPVIIDFWADWCGPCKIFVPILEEIAKKYQNSLIVAKVNVDSCKEITLKYSIQSIPTLLLFKEKKLIARNSGVISKTEIEKLLNLHFNIQ
- a CDS encoding UvrD-helicase domain-containing protein — translated: MLLNKQQIQAINTIQGPCLVLAGAGSGKTSVIVNKIIELISKYGYNTSEIFAVTFTNKAAQEMKLRICQVLKKTRHIENNLHIYTFHALGMKIISQSLPLLGYKKNYTLFDSLDQIRLIKSIVDHNIQYDHNFLKKIISYISFQKNKIITPEEAKRRAVSQEEKIFSIYYQKYNQFLKKYNVFDFDDLIYIAVSLLKKYNYIQRKWQNDIKYLLVDEYQDTNFSQYQLIQLLTGDLSNFTVVGDDDQSIYAWRGANIDNILLLKTDYPNLKVIKMEHNYRSSKRILRVANILISNNVHVFQKKLFSNLEYGVKIKVLKLKNEYQEAKTIVNEILLHKLQHGMNYYDYAILYRTNQQAKVFEQHLFYKQIPYFIHGNNSFFNRSEIKNLISYLKFVINQDDNISFLRIINLPPRKIGVHTVNKIIQYANCHKKSYFYTIQDNNFKKILPIRVSHQLDNFITWIKSIITFSKIQPKKILYKIIDDIKYKKWLVKRIINNNQQCIKNVTILLDWISSLFKKYCERYVALDLYEILIKIVNQFSMREINIYSDPNQKYDAIQLLTMHASKGLEFPVVFIVGFEEGIIPSYQQININDISEERRLIYVAITRAKSELTLSFCQQRFLYNKIIDIQPSRFLFELPQNDLIWKI